From one Bacillus sp. Marseille-P3661 genomic stretch:
- a CDS encoding 3'-5' exonuclease: MFWLRNSITIPLDDTLPLSTPIRDTPFTVYDTETTGFQMATTDRLIEIGAVHMRGYEVLGHHTYQTYVKPKRAIPPEITELTGINDHKVKSAPESLDAIGNFLDFIKSNNSVALVGHYVAFDMLVLKQELRRAKQVLKKAKTIDTLDMIGFLSPTAKDMRDLEQYAIAFGTRIYERHSALGDALTTAFLYSELLQQFIDRGYKTWGELIQYSGAETRMLSF; the protein is encoded by the coding sequence TTGTTTTGGCTGCGAAATTCAATAACAATTCCACTGGATGATACACTTCCATTGTCTACGCCTATTCGGGATACTCCGTTTACAGTTTACGATACAGAAACAACCGGCTTTCAAATGGCAACTACTGACCGATTAATCGAAATTGGAGCGGTACATATGAGAGGATATGAAGTGCTTGGACATCATACATACCAAACATACGTCAAGCCAAAGCGTGCTATTCCTCCGGAAATAACTGAACTAACAGGCATTAACGATCACAAGGTGAAAAGCGCACCTGAATCGCTCGATGCGATTGGTAACTTTCTTGATTTTATTAAAAGCAACAACAGCGTGGCACTGGTCGGACATTATGTGGCATTTGATATGCTGGTGTTAAAACAAGAGCTCCGCCGTGCCAAACAAGTTTTAAAAAAAGCGAAAACAATTGATACATTAGATATGATTGGTTTTTTAAGTCCAACAGCAAAAGATATGCGCGATTTAGAGCAATATGCGATCGCCTTCGGAACGCGAATTTATGAGCGCCATTCTGCTTTAGGCGATGCACTAACGACAGCATTTTTGTATAGTGAGCTGCTGCAGCAGTTCATCGATCGCGGTTATAAAACATGGGGAGAATTAATTCAATATAGTGGTGCTGAAACGAGGATGCTTTCGTTTTAG
- a CDS encoding IS256 family transposase, translating into MTQLQFNLDMEVLKDSVINSNIDTVVKSAVVLILNEFMEKERDDYLQTYPYERTDDRRDYRNGYYERELTMSIGKIKLKVPRTRNGEFSPSVFEKYARCDQALVLSMLEMVINGVSTRKVTHIVEQLCGENMSKSFVSSLTQKLDPIVNDWAKRPLNTIYYPYIFVDATYIKVREHHRVVSKAVYIATALTEKNQREILGLSVDHTESFESWSQFLKHLKSRGLQSPKLVISDAHQGLQKAIQREFIGTSWQRCNVHFKRNLIEKLPKKDSNEIRTMIKRVFEAVTIADMRMFKDELMSEFGDNPKYVKALEILDEGFEDTIQYMNHPVALRPHIRSTNSLERLNQEVKRREKVIRIFPNTQSAFRLVGAVLMHYQQTVYSKKKSLTK; encoded by the coding sequence ATGACTCAGTTACAGTTTAACCTAGATATGGAAGTTTTAAAAGATTCTGTAATAAATTCTAATATTGATACTGTCGTGAAATCAGCTGTTGTATTGATCTTAAATGAATTCATGGAAAAAGAAAGAGATGACTACTTACAAACATATCCTTACGAGCGCACTGATGATCGTCGTGATTACCGCAATGGTTACTATGAACGAGAATTAACAATGAGTATTGGGAAGATCAAACTCAAGGTGCCTAGAACTCGTAATGGAGAGTTTTCACCTTCGGTTTTTGAAAAATATGCACGCTGTGATCAAGCTTTAGTCCTATCCATGTTAGAGATGGTCATTAATGGTGTTTCTACAAGAAAAGTAACACATATTGTTGAGCAACTCTGTGGTGAGAATATGTCCAAATCGTTTGTATCTTCACTCACGCAAAAACTAGATCCGATTGTAAATGATTGGGCAAAACGGCCTCTAAATACTATCTATTATCCTTATATTTTTGTAGATGCCACTTATATAAAAGTACGTGAACACCATCGTGTTGTTTCTAAAGCTGTTTATATTGCCACTGCCCTTACTGAAAAGAACCAACGAGAAATACTGGGTTTAAGTGTAGATCATACTGAAAGTTTTGAGAGCTGGAGTCAATTTTTAAAGCATCTCAAATCCCGTGGTTTACAATCACCTAAACTTGTTATTTCTGATGCACATCAAGGTTTACAGAAAGCTATACAACGTGAATTTATTGGGACTAGCTGGCAGAGATGTAATGTACATTTTAAGCGTAATCTTATTGAGAAATTACCTAAAAAGGACTCGAATGAAATCCGCACGATGATCAAACGCGTGTTTGAGGCGGTTACCATCGCTGATATGAGGATGTTTAAGGATGAACTTATGAGTGAATTTGGAGATAATCCTAAATACGTAAAGGCATTGGAAATACTAGATGAAGGTTTCGAAGATACCATCCAATACATGAATCATCCAGTGGCTCTTCGCCCTCATATACGAAGTACTAACTCACTTGAACGCTTAAACCAAGAAGTTAAGCGAAGAGAAAAAGTGATTCGAATCTTTCCTAATACACAATCTGCTTTCCGCCTGGTAGGAGCTGTATTAATGCATTATCAACAGACTGTATACTCAAAGAAAAAATCTCTAACAAAGTAG